The region AATATGTGTTTGAAGATTTCATTTATGGATTTATAGACAAAGAAATAGAAGGTATAAATCCAAAAGGACAAGCTACAGGAACTTATTTAGATGAAGCTGAAAAATTTGGTTTAAAGCCTGATTTAATACTAGACTTAGGAATTAAAAAAATAATTGCAGACACAAAATATAAATTAGTTTACTCCGATGATTCAGATCCTAAAAAAGGAATTTCACAATCCGATTTATATCAAATGTTAGCTTATGCCGTTCGTTTTGGTATCCAAGAGATTAAATTGTTTTATCCAAATTCTGTTGCAACAGAATTGCAACCTAATGTTGCAACTATAGAAATAAAGGATGTTCTATCGGATGAAAAGCGAATTAAAATAACAGCTCATCAATTACCAATTGTAGACAAATCAATAACAGTTGCAACCCTAAAAGAGCATGATAAATTGTTGGACTGTTTTGAAGGGGTTAGAAAAGTGTTGAAAATAAGGTTTATAGAGATTTTTACATTATAAATATTATAACTTGGAAGTAAACTGTACTTTTTTTGGGGGAGCTTACACATTTAGACTCTTTAGATTGTTTAATAAACAACAAAGTATCTACTTATTCAATTGAATCGGTTACTGATTCAAAAATTTATTTTATTGACTATATAGAATTCTCAAAAAAGAAAAAAACAAATACTAATCTTCTAAATTTTGAATTAGAAATTTATAAAAATGAACTTTATAAAAAAATGCAAAGAACTATTTTTAATTCAAAATCGAATAGTATTGAAGATTTATATATTAATCTAACAAATGAGTATAAAGATTTGTATCATCTTATTCCTAGTAAACAATTAGCATCCTACTTAGGTATTACAGAAGTTTCTTTTTGTCGATTAAAAAAAAGATTATTAAAAACTAAAGTTTAAATTACTTTTTACGCAGCGCTTATGGATAGGTCAAATTTCTTTTAAAAAAAATTATAGACTATTTTGTTTGTAACAAAATTATTAAAGAAGGGCAGTGCTATTGCCCTTCTTTTATACAATTCTCGCAAATACCAGTACCAAATAATTTAATTTTATCAATTTTATATGCACTCGTTACATTTTTAGGAATTAAAAAATCATCTTTACATGTAGTTTGTTTACAAATGGTACAATAAAAATGCAAGTGCCAATCGTTATGAGTTTTTTCATTACAATCAACATTACATAAGATATATTTTGTTACGGTATTTTCTTGTATACTATGAACAATTCCTTTTTTTTCAAAGGTTTTTAAAGTACGGTAAATAGTTACTCTATCTGCGTTGTAAAAATGGTTTTCAATTTCAGTTAAAGACAATGCTATTTGCTGTTGTTCCAAAAATTCGTATACCAATATCCGCATACTTGTTGGTTTGGTTTTTTTTAGCAATAACTTTAGTTCAATGTTCTTTTTCATATTACGCTAATTTAATGTGCATGACCATGTTCACCTGTATCATTCATTTTTGCATTTACGAAAAAGGCTCCTTTTACTACAATATGTGCTCCGTTTGGAATTTCACTTATTGGTGTTATGGCGGTGTAACCTAATTGAGAAGCTCCTTTGATAACTTCGATTTTGATAAATTGCGTTCCTTTATTGGCACCGTTATCGTGATTACTATGATCATGCACTTCACCTTCTGTATGTTCGTGCGTTTCTGCTTTTAGTTCTTTAACTAAAAAAATGTAATTTTTTCCATCGGCATTTACTATGGCTTCACTTGGAAGTACATCACTTAATAAATTGTCTAAACTTAAGTTAGCAGTAACGCTCATTCCATCTATAAGGCCGGTTTTTTTACCAAAAATTTTACAGTGTACTGCAATTGTTTTGGTATCGCCGTTAAAAGATGAACCTATATTGTACACTACGGCACTATAAGTTTTTTTAGGGTTGTTAGTAACTACAAAATCAATTTTTTGCCCATTTTTAATAAAAGGAATATCTTTTTCATATACCTGTAAATCTAAATGTATTGCATTGTTATCTACTATTTCTACAATTGGAGAAGATACATCAACATAACTGCCCATTTTTACAAAAACATTGCTAACGGTTCCATTTATCGGACTTATAACTACCAATGTGGTTTTAAGGTTAGCATTTGATAGGGAAGACGGATTTATTCCCATCATTTTAATTTGTTGGTTTAACGAAGATTTTCGTGTTCTTAACATATTTAATTCGGTTGTAGCACTTTGCAGATTTTTCTTTGCACCGGCATTTCCATCATTCAACTCGCGCTGTCTAGCTAATTCCAGTTCTGCAAATTCTATTCGGCTATTAATACCAAGGTATTCTTCTTGTAACTGAATGAATTGTGGGTTTGAAATACTTGAAATAATCTGACCTTTTTTAACAAAATCACCAATTTCTACGTTGAGAGATTTTATTACACCACCAAATAACGAAGTTGCATTTGCCTTATTGCTATTAGGTACCTGCAATGCGCCATGAACTTTTAACGTTGCAGATAACTGTTTTTGTTCAATTGTTCCAAATTCAATACCTACAGCTTTTATTTGCTCATTTGTCAATATTGTTACATTTTCTTCGGTGAGTTCTTTTGTAGTTGTTTCAGCCTTAGTATTATGGTTATGTCCATCTTTCTCTGAATGTTTTTCATTGTTTTTGCAAGCGTTAATATTAAATACTGCCATCAATACAAAAACGTATAAAACTATCTTATTTATAATATTTTTCATTTTTTAATTACTAATTAGTGAATTGATAAGTGTTACTACTTCATTGATTTGTTGAATACTTTTTAAATAATTAAGTTGCGTATCTGTTGTTATTTGCAAAGCATATAGGTACTCTACATACGAAATTTCGCCTGTGCTGTATCCTAATTTTGCAGCCTTAATTATTTCGTTTGCATTAGGAAGGGCTTGCATTTTGAAATAGTTAAACTGTGATGTGTATTGCTTGTATTGATTTAATGCATTAACTAATTGTGTTTCTAATAACTGTTGCTGCCAGTGTGCATTTAACTCTATTGATTGTTTTTGATATTCAAGCGAATTAATTTTTGCTTTAGTTGTGCTAAACAAAGGAATGCTTACACCTACATTAAACACATTAAAACGTTGTCCGCGACCGTAATACTGCTCTATTCCATTTCTTTCGTGCATTCCCATTAACGACATATTAGTATATCCTAAAGTAAAATCGGGTAAACTATTTGCACGTTCCGTTTTTTTAGTTTGTTCAACAATTTTTACCTCTTGATATAATAATTGTACACTTGGGTGATTGTCGATAGCATTGTTTTCAATTTGAGAATCTAATAATAAAGGAACATAAGTTGATTGAGAATCTATTACAAAATCCTCCTGCGTTTGCATTAAGTTTTTAAGGTGCTGATAAACCCCTTTTCTAAAAACGTCGTTTTGTTGAAATAATAAATTTATTTCTCCTTTTTTGG is a window of Myroides sp. JBRI-B21084 DNA encoding:
- a CDS encoding Fur family transcriptional regulator, giving the protein MKKNIELKLLLKKTKPTSMRILVYEFLEQQQIALSLTEIENHFYNADRVTIYRTLKTFEKKGIVHSIQENTVTKYILCNVDCNEKTHNDWHLHFYCTICKQTTCKDDFLIPKNVTSAYKIDKIKLFGTGICENCIKEGQ
- a CDS encoding efflux RND transporter periplasmic adaptor subunit; amino-acid sequence: MKNIINKIVLYVFVLMAVFNINACKNNEKHSEKDGHNHNTKAETTTKELTEENVTILTNEQIKAVGIEFGTIEQKQLSATLKVHGALQVPNSNKANATSLFGGVIKSLNVEIGDFVKKGQIISSISNPQFIQLQEEYLGINSRIEFAELELARQRELNDGNAGAKKNLQSATTELNMLRTRKSSLNQQIKMMGINPSSLSNANLKTTLVVISPINGTVSNVFVKMGSYVDVSSPIVEIVDNNAIHLDLQVYEKDIPFIKNGQKIDFVVTNNPKKTYSAVVYNIGSSFNGDTKTIAVHCKIFGKKTGLIDGMSVTANLSLDNLLSDVLPSEAIVNADGKNYIFLVKELKAETHEHTEGEVHDHSNHDNGANKGTQFIKIEVIKGASQLGYTAITPISEIPNGAHIVVKGAFFVNAKMNDTGEHGHAH